The Toxoplasma gondii ME49 chromosome XI, whole genome shotgun sequence region TACAGGTGCAAGCCCCACACCCGTGTgggtatatacatacatatacatatagtTACAGTTCTATACACATATTCACATTTACACATTtatgtgtacatatgtgCGTATTTGTATATACGTGTAACCGGGTTTTGTTCAGTTGCTGTTTGAGAAGTGTGTGAAAAGACAAGCGCGTCACTGAAGAAATGGGTATGCTCGCTCCAAGATATCGTTGACGAGATCTCTTTAacggttttctttttttgagagtttttttcgtttcagCGCTTCGTCTGGGAGGTCTTGTGCCCCTCCCGGCATTAGGAAATCCTCGGAGAAGTGTACcaagtctctctgtctcgcagTTCTGCGGAAAGgccagagaaggaacgagtGGCGTCAGCGCCGATCCGGGGATCAGGAAAGCGGGGCCTCGAAGGTCGGCGTGCATGCTTCGAGCGCTCCTGCAGGTCCGAAAGAAGTCCAGGTCTCGTTTTTTTGTGGCTAtccacttctttcttccacgCACCGTGCTACCCTCTCCGCCGAAACGAAGCACTAGACTGAACTCGATAAGCAAATCTCTCTTTGTTGGACGATTTACATTCGCGGCTGAGTGTCGGCCCGATGTGGAGGGATTTAAgagttctctctgtgcagaaAGGCAGTTCCTACAGTGTGTAGGAGCCTGGGAGTCTCGTTCCTCAATGTGTAACGGAGGGTCTTGCAGTTGTGCTGAGTCTTGCTTCCGAGGAGAAGTGCCGCGGGACACTGAAATGGGAACTCGAATttcgaggagacaaaggagacacagacagggGTTTCAGAACGGCGGGTATCTGCTCCTCGTATGCATCTTACACTCGACAAGAAGGTGGACATTTGTGTTTTCAGTGGATCTTTGAATCTACGCACTTTCCGCGATTCAGGTGTTTCTAGGAAGTCTCACTGGTGCACGTGAGAGTGTGAATGCGTTTTGTGAATTTTACTTTAGGTTCTCTTGAGAGCCTGGCGTCAGGCGGCTGCAGATCCTGAGACCGCGAGCGAGGATGCACTCACGTGGAAAAGATCAATTTTAAATCTGCTTTCAAAGTACGGCGCGCATCCAGACTTGGAGCCCAGTCGAGTTGTGCGCCTGTTACCAGATGACTGGCTGTTGACCGAAGTCGCCGACTACTTCGTTGCATCTTTCCGCGAGCGTCTCCACGACAAATTGACAGCGACCCTCCAGGAACAGCTGTCCACTGTGGCCTATCTTCACACCTACTCAGACTGGGCCCGTCAGCGCTCTTCCTGCTTTGTCATCACTCCGGAACggtgagagaaaacgaaggtgaaggcaaacgcgaaaaaagcggcagaaaacggtgagagaagacgaaaagcagTCTAGAGACGGGAGTTGAAGACGGTGCGCGGCACCGAGAGTGACGTTTTGAATGAGATCGAGAGCGGTGAATAAAGAATTCGAAAAGCACTGGCTTGAGGAGGAGCATAGGCCTATCTCCTGCATCGTACAGTCACAGAGGTAAGCCGTAACGCTCAATAACAGACAGAAAGTAACACAGGCACTTTAAACGGAAAGCCGAGAGCATGTGCTTGGACGTCACGAAGCCTCTACATACATTCACTTTCATAAATACATAGATGCgacatgtacatatatgcatatgtatgtgttTATGTGTTTATCCGTGGAGATGGCAATGGAACGATACAGGTGTGAAGAGTCTTACGGATGTGTGTATTGTAGTTGCATGTTGAAGGAtgaggaaggaggcgaggtGGGGAGACAGGTGGATCTAATGAATCCTTGGTCGACTAGTCCCTACGTGACTCCGCGGTTCAAGCAGAACCGTAGTTTGCCGATACGAAAGTCAGATGTGGTAGCAAAACTGGAGAGCCTATATGTTGCCAGGAGTGCGTTGGAGCAGCGGCGAAGAGTGGAGAACAAtatctgtgtgtgtttcgttcttcctcagGTCCTGCCCTGTCTGTACACGGCGACTGGGGTTGACAGCCTTCGTGGCTTACCCCGACGGCACCTGCGTTCACATTCAGTGTGCGGGGGACGCTGTGACTCTGAAGCCGAGCCAGGAACCTTCTGCTGGTTCGCGCCAGTTCGATGAGAGCAGTCGTAAGctggagaaagagcagagagaaaaagttgAAACGCAACTTGTGTGTTTTCTGATAACCGCCTGCCGCTGCAGCAGTGTCAAAGTTTGAGCGGGAAATGTAAACTTCGCTTGTCAGGCATTTCTCATGCAGCCGCACGCTTCCTCAGTGCTCAAAAAAGTAGAGTGTGAAGTTgtggaaatgcatgcatgcctaTCCATTCCTGTGGCTACTATTTGCCTATGATCATGTGTCGATGGATTTGCTTCCAGAAAGCGGACACActtgtgtatacatatatatggatgtatatgtagatgcatcgtttcttgttttcgttGTGTTTTGCAGCCTTCTCGGTCGGTGCAAGTGGCCACAGCACCAATTTCCTGCTGAGTTGACAGGCTCTCACGTATCGGACAGTGAAGATATCCGGAAATATCGAAGAGAATGGCCTTCGGAATGTAGTTATCTGTGATTTATCTACCCAATATAGATACAGCAGGCATCCTGACGACGCACAGCTTGGGACGCAAAAACGTTTGGTGACGCTGCTGGGATTTTCTGTGTTTgcgcgggggggggggtgcGACAGGGAACAGATTACTCTTGTGAAACGTTGCCCGTCGGGCCACGGAAGTTATTCACGAAGGTGCCGATGAAACGGCTCGACCTTCCCACTCCAGCGTTTTTGAATGTGCGTCTGCCCTAAAAAGCCGCGCTGAGTCTGGGGCATGTCGTTCTTCATTTctcagcagaagaaaaaagaggacggACTACCTGTAGGCTATCCTCAAGTTACCGCTGTACTTAAGACTAATGTTATAAACTCCCGTGGTAAACACAGTCAACTAATTGCGGAAGGAGCATTTATATGTTACGCAGTGTCATAGGAGATAAACTCTATAATTAGCATTCATCTACAGCTACGGTCAGCTCCGCCACACTTGTTAAACGGTTTCTTCTGTTGCCGTGCCGAAATTTCTGACAGTGGGACGCGCCTATTCCCGTTCCGTGCCCTGGGAAACGAGCAAGAATCCAAGCCTGTGCTATCACATGAGGACAGCCTCAACTGTTTTCTATGGTTTGTACTGCAAAAGAATCGAGTTGCCTGAGTCCTGAATTATTGGAATACGTCAATGCCTACGTCGTTTGCGTCCTGGTCACATCTAGGTGTCAACGGAATTGCTTTGAAACGAGACTCTGCGGCAGCATTCGCGCGAACAATCCCTACGAGCGCCTCTGACAGACAAAGCGTGACAAATTAGACTGGTATGGAGTTATTCAAGAATGATCTGTCACAGACAACACAAATTGGTGACACCGGATCCACAGTCGTCGCCTGACACCAGGATGCACAGACAAAATGAGCTAAAACGGGGGAAGTTAGCTACCGAAATGGAAAATAGCGCGTTTTTCCGTGGGACAGAGGCTTCGCGTCTGATTCTCTCTTGCTGCGGGAAAACAGTAACATTGTCATCTGCTTTTTGAGAGCTAGCGGACCTCGTTACCGCAAATGTCGAGACTGTAGATATGTTCGGGATGTCTTGTCTCCGCTTGGAGGGTCCGCAGCCAAGTTCATCAGAGGTAATAATCCGTTGCGCCGTAGCCGTAGACTGCAAAGAAGGCATGTTGTGGTAAGACAAAAATCACCCCATGTACAGTGAAAGACAGAAGTGGTCGCCTGGGTCGCCGCCGCAGACGGTTTACGCAGGACAGGACTCGGTTCTGGCATCAGTATATAGAATCATTCATCAGTGAGCCCCCAATATCGACGGCTGACAAAGCGAAACTGCACGAagggtcttctttcgcaAGTGTAGTGTAGAAAGCAGGCAGCAGTACCACTCTTACTGGGCAGTCGCAGGTATTCCAAGAGCATGTGTATGTAGTTacttcacatatatatgtatccaGTCTTCCTAAACATTCGTTTACGAGGCGAAACAGGTTAATTTGCACGCAGACTGGCTCACCAATGTCAGTAGGGACTGCACCTGCTGCGGATgactctcgcgtttttctcagtGCGCGGCCTGCACAGACAGAATCGTTGTGCACACACAAGACAGTCGTCGAACAATGGCGCCGATGGCAAGTCAACTACGAATCAGTGTGTGTCTTCAGAACAGGCAGGGACACAGAATTACACAGCCAGGAGGATGTACAGGCAGTTCATACCGCTACTTCCccgtttctgcagaaagaagcaaatgaGGCGTTTTAAATACACGGCCCAGTGGAGTTTGCCGGTCTGAAAATGTGGTTGATAAGGTGTCTGCGCTTATCAGATGCGTGAGCAACGCAACTTCCATCAAGTCTGTGAAATACGTGAAGCTAatgtgtacaaagggcatGAGGTGGGCAGCTCTTAGAGGCGTCGTGTATCCACTTGCTGAGAATAGCACTGAAAGCAGCAGGCGGCAGTGTACATGGCAAGCATATTCTTTTGAATCTACAGCGTAGACCCTCACGGAATTGGATGGCATCCGAGACAGGTGGGTTCCTGAGAAAAGGAATGAAGAACCTTGGACCAAACTCACGTGTTGTAGTCACTACGGCGAAACAAAGCAGGACGGCACCTAAAATGACCACTGCCCATACCCAAAATGGCGTGTCCGAACTCGCTCCTTCTGAGAAGAACACGGCCAGTTGTTGCAGCGTCCCTTTTTTTTCACAGCTGTATGTTCCTGCAGTGATGTTCCGGGTGCATTCCTCATACGACGTGCACGAAGTCCCCTCCAGTGTGCAGGCGAGGTTCTCATGTCCAGTCATGGCTGTGACAGAAAGCAAAAGTCAATGAGCACAAGCAAAGCACAGCAAATACGCAGGATCGATGAAATGCAGTTGCAGGCTGAGCAGCGAATACGAGGCATAAAGTCTCTATGCAGGGTTATGCAGGTGCGCGCTGGTGATACCGGTGCCCTCTACCAGCCGGCGAGAACTGATTCTGAGGAGTTACTTCTCGAACATCAATCCAAGACCAGCACCCCATGGAGACTTACGCACACAGTCGCCGGATTTCCCCGATCCTGTAAAGTATGCCTTGCAGTAGCACGTCGCTGTACCTCCGGATTGGATGCAGTCGGCAAAATAAGGGTCACAATCAGTTTTGTGCACTTCGCAGAGATCGACAGGTTCGCACTTGCTTTGGGCGGTCATCGTGTAGCCCGGATCGCAGTTGCATTTGTACGATCCAACAGTGTTAACGCACGAGGCGTTCTCTGGGCAAATAGTCTCTGCATCACTTTGCGAACACTCGTCCAAATCTGTCCAGCCATACCGCAGCACAACGCCGGAAACAGAACGCGAAACTTTCGAAGCTTCTTCACTGTTACACTGGGGCAGAGTGTATTAGGGAACCACGAAGCAAGTGCACCGTTCATCAGTCGAGTTTGTCATCTTTGCAACTTTTACGATTTTTTGTTGGTAGCTttcccctttttttctccggtAATGTCTCGCAGCTGTAGTCACGTCTGGCATTTTGCATTAACCAGGGTGTTTCGTCATTTCCAACGTCATGGTTAAAACAATGTCTGTAGGTGTCAACAGGGAGCAGACTTAAGCAGCATACACATCACATACCCTGCCAACCTGGAGTGACCACAAACTTCTGTGCGTCTGGGATCGTTTTGTATCCCTTTCAGGGCGTCAGTCCGCAGCAAAAGTGTCAGCAGAACACAGAGGAATTCCTACCGGTACATCCAATATGCTCCTCGTCAGTTGCGTCAGAATAACCAGAGTAGCCGTTTTTGCACTTGCAAACCGGAGGTGTTCCAATTTGATTGAAGCAGTCTGCATTTTCTCCGCAGTCTCCGTTGTTTTCCAGGCACTCGTTTTTATCTGGAGTCGCATGCGTCCGGTGAGAGCAGTCAGTGACATCGGCGTCGAAGTTGAATTCATGTCAGCCGCAACGACGCACGATGAGAATCATGTCAGGCGCAAAATCGGAACAACAAAGGCTTGACAAAAGAAATAGATTCTGTGCCAGTGGTTTGACCTGTGCACATGTGATTAAGGAAGCATTTACGCCCGTTGTGAACTACAGAaaaactttgtcttcaaagGCTCTTTTCTACAGACAGTGTGGCGAGGATTTTAGGAAGAGATGTTCTTCTTGAGGACTCGCAGGACTTTCCCAGTCTGATACAGAATCCACCGCTCCTTCACACAGTCGAATAGTTCCTCCGTAGTTGGTAAATGCTCTAACTGAACCTCCATGTCACAGGTCCACCGATCAGCATTTGTGAGTCATGCTGGTTGCAATTCAGCCGGACGCGCTTGCAATTGGAAATTACACAGCTCAAGCAGCCTCCAGGCATGTAGACTGGCATATCTAAATCTATGAAGAAGCTTTTATCGGATAGTCCTTACCTACACAGGTTACCCCACTAAGGAGGTGGTATTGATCGCAGATACATTGGTAACTACCGTCCGTATTCACGCAGACAGAGTCCGCTATCTTCAAATGACACTTGTGTTGTCCGGTTTTGCATTCATCGGTATCtgcaagaaaaggagagcggGGGCGATGTGGCCTCTTTCGAGAACATTTACGGCCGAATGGCTTATCCACGTCCCCGGATACTGGATGCGCCTCTCCCTTTATCTTCCTTGGAAAGATAAGGATTGACCCCTGACGTCGAAGGACTTTCGCTATCGAATTGGCTTCAGCATGATCCTTTGACAAGGCTGGTGCATCTTCTCTTCGGGCAGTCGGGTATTGCCCTTGGGAAACCGGCAGGAATGTCAGTGGTGGTACCGGTCGCTTACCTGTACACGCTGAGGACGCATTAATCCCGACTGGTGTATAACCGTCGACACATGCGCAGCGGAAATCGTTGCCATCAACAACGCAGATTGTCGTATGGGGTTGCTGGTTACAAAACACGGAGCCTCCCGTGGAGCAAACTGAGAAACACAAAGCATAGCGCGAGCATCATCACAGCTCCATACCCGTGAAACAGCAACCCTAATACCCTTACTGCCAAACGGATCACAGCTGATTCCGTGCACTACGGCTCGATACGAGAGCGAAACGGAGGTTCCACAGTAGGCCGGGGCGTTTATGTGCATATAACGACTTCGCTTTTCGTTCACAAAAGCGCAATGAACAAAACCAAAGAATCAATTTCTGTGAGCCACACACATGTTGCCCTCTGTGCAGGACCAGATTTCTGAATTTTTCTGCGACCATCTGTGGCCTTTCTGACTAGTCGATTGCAACCGCACTCACCCGATCCTGCACTTTGCACAAGGCGGTCTTTCATGTCGACTACTCGAGCAGCACTGCGAAGGACCACGTCGTGCGCCAGTAGTTGGATGGTCTTTCCTACACGCTCATCGTTGAAGTCGAAATGGTGTGATGTTTTTGAATTGTTATCTGGAAAAGGCGACAACTCGAGTACGTGACATGCACATGGTGATGCCGACCCCGCAGCAACAATTCTTTGACTGATATTTCTAATCGATAATGCTGAACCTCGCTTCAGTGGGAACTTACCAACCCCGTAAAGTTTATCCTTTGCGGCTTCATAATACCCAGCATATGCTCGTGTCTATATAGGCGGTCGGGGTTCCCAGTTCTTGCCCACAGGTGAACGGATCAGGCCGGGATCAGTTGAGCTTGAAAAGCTTTTCTCGAGGTCAAACTCCAAAGAGGTGCGGTGCGGTGTGTCGTCGACTTTCGAAGTCACCGAATATTCCAGAAAAATGTCAGTAACTCCAACCTGAATACACGGAAACACTGAATACCAAAGGAGGTGTGAATACCAAAGGAGGTGAGCCTTCCACCGTGACAAATCCTGGCTGCCTCCCCAGCCGAGTTCCTCCTTAGATCACATTGGCCAGCTTATGAAATTGCGGATTCATTTTCGAGGACTTGCCAGGATAACATCAGCCATGAACAAGCCCCCGTGCCTACCTTGCAAAGTCGTTGGGTATTCCCGTTAAAACAACGAATACTGTAGCTGCCGAGTAGTGCGGCTGTCCCTCGCTCTTCGATGTCAGAATGCGTGAGAATTTGAGGGGAATGACGCTGGGTTTATTTCAACAGAAGATTCTGCACTTCGCGGCGCAATCAAGGGTAAGCGGCATGATCATTTACAATCGGGAAATCCTTCGTTACCACGCCCTACACACCAATGGTAGCAGGCAACGCACACACTCAGTCCTGAGTAACCTGTTAGAAACTGTACAGAAGGAATCGGAAGGCGTTCATATATCCTGGTTCAGAATCCGAACGGAGCGGTACCACAGATGATTAAGCATGTCACTGATTACGGACGTGGATTCATGGTCGTACGGGCGCTCGATGACAGCTAGTCGAGAATTCGAGGTACCGTTGGCTGTCCAGCGATCAGCTCTTTTTGTTGAAGCAGTGTTCGGTGCAGGTGCAGTCGTCTGAGAAACAACAGGATAGTTTTCGTAACATGCGAAGTTTTCTCCCGCCACTAGCTTGCACTCTTAAATTCCAATAGCTCTGCATGTGCAAACAATCAAGAAACTCAGGTCACCGGTGACTTACTCGGCATCTGTGCAAAGTCAACTGGTGTTATTGAATGCAGTTGGCCGCATCCTCCTTTTTGGGTAGCCTCATCGAGACGGATTGCGTCTTCCAGATCGAAGAGCCCTCTTTCAATCCATGAACGTCACTTCCAGTGTTTCTCTGTAACTCAGTAACTGAACAGTTTCAGGTTTGCAACACCGCGAGGCTCCCAGCAGTTGATCGATCTCGATAGCCGATGGCTTGGGCCCTGCCAGATAACTTCTGCGTGACTATGAGGCAGAACAGTCGTCGACCAGGTCACTAACACCAGTCCTAGGTGGCTTTCGTTCTGTCCACAGTGTTACCGCCGGCCTTCAGTTTTTTTTTTAAAAAGCTGCTGCTTGGCTTCCCTCAACAAGGGTTGACTCCAGCGCTTCAGACACCGTGAACATCTTCATCCTCACCCGGTTATAAGTCAAAATGGGGGGAGGCTCCACTAAAACAGGTATTCGAAAAACTCAAGATCTCAGTCTAGTTTCCTGATCGCTATCCTGCGGACCACCTCTCTCAGGACATGCCCGATGACAGGATGTCAGAGTGGTGTATTCTCGCCCGAGCTGGCGTCTGCCAGGTAGCGCAGCCtattcgctttcttctcgcacaCCAGCAGTCACTGACTCTTACGCCAAAATATATCCGTATATAACTGGTAtttgcgtgtgtgtgtcgtgTTTTTCT contains the following coding sequences:
- a CDS encoding calcium binding egf domain-containing protein (encoded by transcript TGME49_315540), with protein sequence MLGIMKPQRINFTGLITIQKHHTISTSTMSVNPIRQSALLMATISAAHVSTVIHQSGLMHTDECKTGQHKCHLKIADSVCVNTDGSYQCICDQYHLLSGVTCIKTSAWKTTETAEKMQTASIKLEHLRFASAKTATLVILTQLTRSILDVPCNSEEASKVSRSVSGVVLRYGWTDLDECSQSDAETICPENASCVNTVGSYKCNCDPGYTMTAQSKCEPVDLCEVHKTDCDPYFADCIQSGGTATCYCKAYFTGSGKSGDCVPMTGHENLACTLEGTSCTSYEECTRNITAGTYSCRALRKTRESSAAGAVPTDIEALVGIVRANAAAESRFKAIPLTPRCDQDANDVGIDVFQ